In the genome of Deltaproteobacteria bacterium, one region contains:
- the pdhA gene encoding pyruvate dehydrogenase (acetyl-transferring) E1 component subunit alpha: MAAESKLKYDRDFLISVYKDMLFGRRFEERVNQAYQKGKFAGFCHLHIGQEAVCIGVQRALRPTDYMISGYRSHTQAIAKGIDPKAVLSELFGKVDGCVRGKGGSMHMFSKEHRFLGGHGIVGGQTPIAAGVGFAIKYDQNDDVMVCYLGDGACNQGQFFEALNMAAAWDLPVLYIVENNQYGMGTDFRRVTSVDSLAKRALAFDIDNSQVDGMDVLKVYDHVSGIVSKMRKKPKPYLLEAHTYRYRGHSVSDPASYRTKDEVAQFQARDPITTLGDYLKKHKVTTEDELKAWDKDIRDQMTAIEAFADASPKPDVSELWDHVFVD, encoded by the coding sequence ATGGCAGCAGAGTCTAAATTAAAGTACGATCGTGATTTTTTGATTTCTGTGTACAAGGATATGCTTTTTGGCCGTCGCTTTGAGGAGCGGGTCAATCAGGCTTATCAAAAGGGTAAATTTGCAGGGTTCTGTCACCTTCATATTGGCCAGGAGGCCGTGTGTATCGGTGTGCAGAGGGCGCTGAGACCGACGGATTACATGATCTCGGGCTATCGTTCTCACACCCAAGCCATCGCCAAAGGGATTGACCCGAAGGCGGTACTTTCCGAGCTTTTCGGTAAGGTCGATGGCTGTGTCAGGGGCAAGGGCGGGTCGATGCACATGTTCAGCAAGGAGCATAGGTTCCTTGGCGGCCATGGTATCGTCGGTGGTCAAACGCCGATCGCTGCTGGTGTCGGATTTGCAATTAAGTACGATCAGAACGATGACGTCATGGTCTGTTACCTCGGTGACGGAGCTTGTAATCAGGGCCAATTCTTCGAGGCTCTCAACATGGCTGCTGCCTGGGATCTTCCCGTGCTCTACATCGTCGAGAACAATCAATATGGCATGGGCACCGATTTCCGCCGCGTTACCAGTGTCGATAGTTTGGCTAAAAGGGCGCTGGCATTTGACATCGATAATTCGCAGGTCGATGGCATGGACGTACTCAAAGTGTACGACCACGTCAGTGGTATCGTCAGCAAGATGCGCAAGAAGCCTAAGCCTTATTTGCTCGAGGCCCATACTTATCGTTACCGCGGGCATTCGGTCTCGGATCCTGCTAGCTACCGTACTAAAGATGAGGTCGCGCAGTTTCAGGCTAGGGATCCGATTACTACCTTGGGCGACTATTTGAAGAAGCATAAAGTGACAACGGAAGATGAGCTCAAAGCTTGGGATAAGGACATCAGAGATCAGATGACCGCAATCGAGGCGTTCGCGGACGCGTCGCCAAAACCCGATGTATCCGAGCTCTGGGACCACGTTTTTGTCGATTAA
- a CDS encoding pyruvate dehydrogenase complex E1 component subunit beta — MALIQFREAIGQAMAEEMARDDRIFLMGEEVAQYNGAYKVSKGLLEQFGPRRVWDSPISEAGFAGLGIGAAMVGLRPIIEMMTWNFGIQGFDQIVNHAAKMCYMSGGQFNVPIVFRGPNGAAHMLGSQHSQSFDAMLTNVPGMKVISPSTPYDAKGLLKAAIRDNNPVIFLESEMMYGLKGEVPDGEYVIPIGVGDIKRPGEHVTIIAWNKMLHVAMAAAEQLAASGISAEVLDPRTLQPLDEELIFTSVRKTHRLVIVDEGWDFAATSAQISDRVQKECFDDLDAPVVRVNSLFVPMPYAEDLEHAVLPTAERVVQAVKDVMYVD; from the coding sequence ATGGCACTCATTCAATTCCGCGAAGCAATCGGACAGGCCATGGCAGAAGAGATGGCTCGTGACGACCGCATCTTCCTGATGGGCGAAGAAGTAGCCCAGTACAACGGCGCTTATAAAGTATCCAAGGGACTCCTTGAGCAATTTGGACCGCGTCGCGTGTGGGACTCCCCGATCTCCGAGGCCGGCTTTGCCGGTTTGGGTATCGGTGCGGCCATGGTGGGGCTGCGTCCCATCATCGAGATGATGACTTGGAACTTTGGCATCCAGGGCTTCGATCAGATCGTCAATCACGCTGCCAAGATGTGCTACATGTCAGGTGGTCAATTTAACGTGCCGATCGTCTTCCGCGGACCAAACGGGGCGGCGCATATGCTGGGTTCGCAGCATTCGCAGAGTTTTGATGCGATGCTCACTAACGTGCCCGGGATGAAAGTAATTTCGCCCTCCACACCGTACGACGCTAAGGGCCTTTTGAAGGCGGCAATCCGCGACAATAATCCGGTCATCTTCCTAGAGAGCGAGATGATGTACGGGCTCAAGGGCGAGGTACCAGATGGTGAGTACGTGATTCCGATCGGTGTCGGTGACATAAAGCGTCCGGGTGAGCATGTGACCATTATCGCCTGGAATAAGATGCTGCACGTCGCGATGGCAGCGGCAGAACAGTTGGCTGCAAGTGGCATCAGTGCCGAAGTATTGGATCCTCGTACCTTGCAACCTCTGGATGAGGAGCTGATTTTCACCTCCGTACGCAAGACGCACCGTTTAGTCATCGTTGACGAGGGCTGGGATTTTGCCGCTACGAGCGCGCAGATTTCGGACCGCGTACAAAAAGAATGTTTCGACGATCTCGATGCGCCTGTAGTTCGCGTTAACTCGCTTTTTGTCCCGATGCCGTATGCCGAAGATCTCGAGCATGCCGTGTTGCCCACGGCTGAGCGCGTTGTTCAAGCGGTCAAAGACGTCATGTACGTCGACTAG
- a CDS encoding 2-oxo acid dehydrogenase subunit E2: MPKLSDTMEEGGIANWLKKEGEKINEGEPLVEIETDKATQEYESPEEGVVLKILVQPGKTVALRTPIAVVGDAGETYDLGALTGGAAKSATAAAAPLAAPQVSQKAPAKPATPTVQAQPVGGGRVKASPLARKVAAELGVDVSQIVGTGPAGRVVLRDIEQSAAGVATPVAALSKPSVPQPAAPVPAASTVGATVTPVSMMRKTIAKRLTAAKNEAPHFYLTVSANVAKLETWRQSLNDAAAKANAKGGSLAKVSVNDVVILAVARALRHHPQVNASWQGETIVHHGEAHIAVAVALPEGLVTPVIRRADVLGVREIAAAARDLATKAKDGLLSNDAFTGGTFTISNLGMFGVEEFTAIINPPQAAILAVGAATPTPWVDEQERLVVQQRMKMTLSCDHRVVDGATGAKFLQTLVSYLEDPMQMLV, from the coding sequence ATGCCCAAATTAAGCGACACTATGGAAGAGGGCGGTATCGCCAACTGGTTGAAAAAAGAGGGCGAAAAGATTAATGAAGGCGAGCCACTAGTCGAGATTGAGACCGACAAGGCGACGCAGGAGTACGAATCGCCGGAAGAGGGCGTCGTGCTCAAGATCCTGGTCCAGCCAGGCAAAACGGTGGCGCTACGCACCCCAATCGCTGTGGTTGGTGATGCGGGTGAAACATACGACCTAGGTGCGTTGACTGGTGGTGCCGCAAAGAGCGCGACTGCAGCCGCCGCACCTCTCGCGGCACCGCAGGTGTCGCAGAAAGCTCCGGCAAAACCTGCGACCCCCACCGTACAGGCTCAGCCTGTGGGCGGTGGCCGCGTCAAGGCATCACCATTAGCGCGTAAAGTTGCCGCCGAGCTGGGTGTCGATGTATCCCAGATCGTGGGCACAGGACCAGCGGGCCGCGTCGTGTTGCGCGATATTGAGCAAAGTGCTGCCGGCGTTGCAACTCCGGTCGCAGCTCTAAGTAAGCCGTCCGTGCCGCAGCCAGCGGCTCCGGTGCCAGCTGCCTCTACAGTAGGGGCGACGGTGACTCCGGTATCGATGATGCGCAAGACCATTGCCAAGCGGCTCACCGCTGCTAAGAATGAGGCCCCGCATTTCTACCTTACCGTCTCCGCCAATGTTGCAAAATTGGAGACATGGCGGCAGTCGCTTAACGATGCTGCAGCTAAAGCCAACGCCAAGGGCGGATCTCTGGCCAAGGTTAGCGTGAATGATGTGGTGATTTTGGCCGTAGCAAGAGCGCTGCGTCACCATCCGCAGGTCAACGCTTCCTGGCAAGGTGAGACCATCGTCCACCACGGTGAGGCTCATATCGCCGTGGCTGTGGCTTTACCAGAAGGTCTCGTGACGCCGGTGATTCGCCGGGCTGACGTCTTAGGTGTCAGGGAAATTGCGGCAGCAGCGCGTGATTTAGCGACAAAAGCTAAAGACGGCCTACTGAGCAACGATGCCTTCACCGGTGGTACCTTTACGATTTCCAACCTCGGTATGTTTGGTGTCGAAGAATTCACCGCCATCATCAACCCACCACAGGCGGCAATTCTTGCCGTGGGGGCAGCCACCCCGACGCCTTGGGTCGATGAGCAAGAGCGGCTAGTTGTGCAGCAGCGCATGAAGATGACATTGTCCTGTGATCACAGGGTAGTCGATGGAGCTACGGGAGCAAAATTCCTGCAAACCCTAGTGTCGTATCTCGAAGATCCGATGCAAATGCTGGTTTAA
- a CDS encoding glycosyl transferase family 51, whose product MSAAILFCGLLSVVIWREVYSSKIQSQFFSAKASQLKFRLESGPSRSIAFPTSGPFDEMLGYTLIPAISERVTKRGYEIRAQARLSPEHLRLVHGGVIYPIYKEKSQAGLAIDDATGKPLFSALYPQLSYDTFDDIPPAIWRTLLLIENRDLLDKRYPYKNPTLDWSRLFVAILDNIVTKFFPSHDSPGGSTLATQLEKYRHSPDGRTTSARQKLVQMTSASLRAYQDGRNTFEARKRIIKDYVNTVPLGALPGTGEIRGIGHALAAYFGASFAEVTDLLRDIKQKETNAARVLAKAVAYKQILALFLSQRRPAYYLGQDQEALKELVDKHIDVMIRGKALPKRLRQAVAKAELNFRSVGAIFQPERLSYVERKAANAVRVHLLNYFGFDRLYTLDRLDLRVKSTIDYGTQKAVQDVLTKLKDKDYAKSQGLMDQRLLAEGDPKDVIYSFTLRERRHNANLLRVQADNVDGPFNVSEGGKLELGSTAKLRTLVTYLEVIEELWHRYRRLGGVELKEALGKTDKSDQLSRWVITYLLEANGSAAVTLEAILNAALERRYTASPAERFLTSGGIHRFNNFEKSDNGRIVDVKEAVRKSINLPFVRMMRDIVQYFIAQIPGGHAMLEDVTNPNRREFLARFANKEGREYLGRFYLRYRGLSSDQMVQALMARMRLNPRRLAVLYASIAPDTSVNDMAAFIAKYQGAGSKPQSSKQLQSLYKATVESKLSLQDRGYICGVHPLELWLVSYMVRAPKVSFTQVLRASTGARQESYQWLFTAKGKKRQDSRIRIMLEDEAFKQIHEHWAKLGYPFASLVPTYATALGSSGDKPTALAELMGIITSGGVQYVNTRVSSLEFAKDTPFETHFRAKPSFGTRVLSRPLTAAVRDTIKHVVDSGTAVRVRGAFVDTVGKTIPVGGKTGTGDNRYSVFAPGGRIIESRAVSRTATFVFYIGERFFGTITAYVPDASAAKFSFTSALPVQILKILSSKLSPLINAPVTAEE is encoded by the coding sequence ATGAGCGCTGCAATTTTATTTTGTGGATTATTGTCCGTCGTGATTTGGCGCGAAGTTTACTCAAGTAAAATTCAGTCGCAATTTTTTAGCGCCAAAGCGTCCCAGTTAAAGTTTAGGCTCGAGTCTGGTCCCAGCCGCAGTATTGCCTTTCCGACTTCTGGGCCGTTTGACGAAATGTTGGGATACACGCTGATCCCTGCCATCTCTGAGCGTGTGACAAAACGAGGCTACGAGATCAGAGCGCAAGCCCGCCTCTCACCGGAGCACCTAAGGCTCGTTCATGGCGGTGTCATATATCCCATTTACAAAGAGAAGTCGCAGGCCGGCCTGGCCATCGATGACGCGACGGGGAAACCACTTTTTTCTGCGCTTTATCCGCAATTGAGCTACGACACTTTCGATGACATTCCGCCGGCTATTTGGCGTACGCTACTGCTCATCGAAAATCGCGATTTACTGGATAAAAGGTACCCCTATAAAAATCCAACCCTAGATTGGAGTCGGCTTTTCGTCGCGATTTTAGATAACATCGTTACGAAGTTCTTCCCCTCGCACGATAGCCCAGGTGGCAGCACACTAGCCACGCAGTTGGAAAAATATCGGCACTCTCCTGATGGCCGAACGACCTCGGCGCGCCAAAAACTCGTACAGATGACCTCTGCAAGTCTGCGTGCGTATCAGGACGGACGTAACACCTTTGAGGCGCGTAAGCGCATCATCAAAGATTATGTCAATACGGTTCCTCTAGGAGCATTGCCTGGTACCGGTGAGATTCGCGGCATTGGCCACGCCCTTGCAGCCTATTTTGGTGCAAGTTTTGCCGAAGTCACTGATCTCCTAAGAGACATCAAACAAAAAGAAACTAATGCCGCGCGTGTATTGGCGAAGGCAGTGGCGTACAAACAGATTCTGGCGCTTTTTCTCTCGCAGCGCCGCCCAGCCTACTACCTAGGGCAGGACCAAGAAGCGCTCAAAGAGTTAGTGGATAAACACATAGACGTGATGATTCGGGGCAAAGCTCTGCCAAAAAGATTGCGCCAGGCTGTGGCTAAAGCGGAGCTAAACTTCCGCTCTGTTGGAGCCATATTTCAGCCGGAGCGTCTGAGCTACGTCGAGCGTAAAGCGGCCAATGCTGTCCGTGTGCATCTGCTGAATTATTTTGGATTTGATCGTTTATATACGCTCGACCGTCTGGACTTGCGCGTTAAGTCGACCATCGACTACGGCACACAAAAGGCCGTGCAAGATGTCCTGACCAAGCTGAAAGATAAAGACTACGCCAAGTCTCAGGGACTCATGGATCAACGGCTACTCGCTGAAGGGGATCCTAAAGATGTCATCTACAGTTTTACGCTGCGCGAGCGGCGGCATAACGCCAATCTCCTACGCGTCCAAGCCGACAACGTCGATGGTCCGTTCAATGTGAGCGAGGGTGGCAAACTAGAGCTTGGGTCGACTGCCAAATTGCGCACACTAGTGACCTACCTCGAGGTTATCGAAGAACTTTGGCACAGATATCGAAGGCTCGGAGGCGTTGAGCTGAAAGAAGCCCTCGGTAAAACTGATAAGTCGGATCAGCTCAGCCGCTGGGTCATTACCTATCTACTTGAGGCCAATGGCAGCGCTGCGGTCACACTGGAGGCCATTCTCAATGCCGCTCTTGAGCGTCGCTATACGGCGAGCCCGGCGGAGCGTTTCCTGACAAGTGGTGGTATACATCGGTTTAATAATTTTGAAAAATCAGACAATGGCCGGATCGTTGACGTCAAGGAAGCCGTGCGCAAATCCATCAATCTCCCATTTGTGCGCATGATGCGCGATATCGTCCAATACTTTATCGCCCAAATTCCTGGTGGCCATGCCATGCTCGAGGACGTGACTAATCCTAACCGACGCGAATTTCTGGCCCGATTTGCCAATAAGGAAGGGCGTGAGTACCTAGGTAGGTTCTACCTGCGGTATCGGGGACTCAGTAGCGATCAAATGGTACAGGCCTTGATGGCACGCATGCGGCTAAATCCAAGACGCCTCGCCGTGCTCTATGCGAGTATAGCGCCAGACACCAGTGTGAATGATATGGCGGCTTTCATCGCCAAATATCAGGGTGCGGGGAGCAAACCACAGAGCTCCAAACAGTTGCAGTCTCTTTATAAGGCTACGGTCGAGAGTAAATTAAGCCTGCAAGACCGGGGCTACATTTGCGGTGTCCATCCGCTTGAACTATGGTTGGTGTCCTATATGGTGAGGGCGCCTAAAGTTAGTTTTACCCAGGTGCTGCGGGCCAGTACTGGTGCGCGCCAGGAATCCTACCAGTGGCTATTCACAGCTAAGGGCAAGAAGCGTCAGGATAGCCGCATCAGGATCATGCTCGAAGATGAGGCCTTTAAGCAAATCCATGAACACTGGGCCAAGCTCGGATACCCTTTTGCCTCGCTTGTACCCACCTACGCTACTGCACTCGGTAGTTCCGGTGACAAACCTACTGCCTTGGCGGAATTGATGGGCATCATCACCAGCGGGGGTGTCCAGTACGTCAATACGCGTGTGAGTTCCCTAGAATTTGCCAAAGATACTCCGTTTGAGACGCATTTTCGTGCAAAGCCCAGCTTTGGTACCAGAGTTTTATCGCGCCCATTAACTGCAGCTGTACGCGACACCATTAAGCACGTGGTCGACAGCGGTACCGCAGTACGGGTACGCGGTGCCTTTGTTGATACCGTCGGTAAAACGATACCCGTCGGCGGTAAGACTGGTACAGGCGATAACCGTTATTCCGTCTTCGCACCTGGTGGACGCATCATTGAATCGCGGGCGGTGAGCCGTACAGCGACTTTTGTCTTTTATATCGGTGAGCGTTTCTTTGGTACGATCACCGCGTATGTACCAGATGCCTCAGCAGCGAAATTCAGTTTCACTAGTGCGCTGCCAGTGCAAATCCTCAAAATTCTATCGTCCAAACTGAGTCCTTTGATTAATGCTCCAGTCACCGCAGAAGAGTAG
- a CDS encoding GAF domain-containing protein, whose amino-acid sequence MRPSNTTNDQVVTAIRHICAAATTPVDALDAAMEYLHKHRSDYHWVGIYRLDGDTLILGPYRGPVTDHERIPVGRGVCGTAVAENRNQIVDDVRAISNYLACNLDTRSEMVVLIRHPRDGKILGQIDVDGTRLNQFDTTEEALIDEVGQILAPYVIDAFGP is encoded by the coding sequence ATGCGCCCATCGAATACCACTAACGATCAGGTTGTCACTGCTATCAGACACATCTGCGCCGCCGCAACCACACCAGTAGATGCCTTGGACGCGGCAATGGAGTATTTGCACAAGCACCGCAGTGATTACCATTGGGTTGGCATCTACCGACTGGACGGCGACACCTTGATCCTCGGTCCCTACCGGGGCCCAGTCACAGACCACGAGAGAATTCCCGTGGGACGGGGGGTTTGCGGGACGGCTGTAGCTGAAAATCGTAATCAGATCGTGGACGATGTGCGGGCAATCAGTAATTACCTCGCTTGTAATTTGGACACGCGGAGTGAGATGGTAGTCTTGATTCGTCATCCTAGAGATGGAAAAATTTTAGGTCAGATCGACGTAGACGGAACGAGGTTAAATCAGTTCGATACGACCGAAGAAGCACTGATCGACGAAGTGGGCCAAATACTGGCTCCCTATGTGATCGATGCCTTCGGCCCTTAA
- a CDS encoding VOC family protein: MSKARQQDVGSFVRWELMTRSVAQALDFYKSLFSWSYDAAELNDGATYYHLLHGNHRIGGIYAMADDLAGKPAAAHWTPYLGVSDVDQSLLEAKSMGAKVTAESFDFAALGRMALLLDPTGAPFGLWQDQQRTLLERSVAWHELSTHDAESAATFYGDLFNWITRPDSQGEVAITRFYSGPRPTAALITLSPRFRAVPPHWLPYFYVEDMALATKALTQSGGRILAEPSHGPSGTQAVVQDPQGAVFGVMTV; the protein is encoded by the coding sequence ATGTCAAAGGCACGACAGCAAGACGTAGGGAGTTTCGTCCGTTGGGAGCTCATGACCAGGTCCGTGGCACAAGCGCTGGATTTCTATAAGTCCCTGTTTAGTTGGAGCTACGATGCCGCGGAGTTAAACGACGGTGCCACCTACTATCATTTGCTACATGGTAATCACCGCATCGGTGGCATCTACGCTATGGCGGATGATCTAGCAGGTAAGCCTGCTGCCGCCCACTGGACTCCTTACCTGGGAGTCAGTGACGTCGATCAGTCGCTCTTGGAGGCCAAATCCATGGGGGCAAAGGTGACGGCAGAGTCTTTTGACTTTGCCGCGCTGGGCCGCATGGCTCTGCTACTCGACCCTACCGGAGCGCCTTTTGGCCTGTGGCAGGATCAGCAGCGGACGCTCCTTGAACGTAGTGTAGCTTGGCACGAGCTTTCCACCCACGATGCTGAGAGCGCCGCCACATTTTACGGCGATCTATTTAATTGGATCACCCGGCCGGATTCTCAAGGCGAGGTAGCGATAACCAGATTTTACAGCGGCCCTAGACCGACAGCAGCCCTTATCACACTGAGTCCACGTTTTCGTGCAGTGCCACCGCATTGGCTGCCGTATTTTTACGTGGAAGATATGGCCTTAGCCACCAAAGCTTTGACGCAGTCGGGAGGACGCATCCTCGCTGAGCCCAGTCATGGCCCTTCAGGTACTCAGGCTGTGGTGCAGGATCCCCAAGGCGCAGTCTTTGGTGTCATGACCGTCTAG